Proteins encoded together in one Pontiella desulfatans window:
- a CDS encoding carbohydrate-binding protein, translated as MMRRFQHMMLAASVSLSCFATDYYVSTQTEFDAVANAVLQPGDAILLERGQQFIGMLSPTGRGTEGAPIRIRAYGEGDRPLIDAQGLNEAGVLLEGDIAFWEVSGLEIINNDGTDNDDNYFFGVLVVVSGPDDTVYEHIYIDDVFIHHVNGGVEGKDRGGIHVYMEGLDNSIVDDLRITNNRIEDIGGVGIATKSSCGNVTVHEAGGYTAEYLWTGVYIGGNYVNRTGRNSIIIRASQDPMVEYNVVAYPGRHSQGNSIFCFDTVGCIMQYNEAYGNTVEGSTHVSYADRGGFDADYTCVDTYIQYNYSHGNEYFCAIMKKIQRNVTIRYNVTQDEKRGFYFYGFDSSSAVENVHIYGNTHYVSAGNSAVVFVEGRKPHDTLLENNIFYFEDAADASYGTGNQSGATFNNNIYYNITPHSSDTNPMVGDPLFTKPGIAGTDIDLTTMGGLRGYQLLTGSPAIDAATVIPGALASDIVGYPINDGARDIGAFEYQGPVSRVTFDFLGDSVWDGGAGGGGIGSNVTLTNSLTDEHVKLTTIDIIGQDGSLASEGGGHTLNVFGSVDYLGVNDESGNPGGYDSETRFFNPNEGWVFSFDVDVYLENIQLGSQTSDAELTLSSDVFDDIVLADGKPNDVHDLEYRFIPAGTELTLMMTTPTNGVDTGLGVTSITVSAVPFLAEGTTVVQAELYDDAMGVVTQPSSDDGGGEVVAFDATGDEISYEVNVPAAGTYLVGFRVASDTGLLNLELAQNGTPLTTLNRLVDAGETWTTVYKMITLSAGNSTLTVSATDGEAQLLNWFELTASDGYFESSVPTDSINIALNQAASASSVHSSSYTAVKSFDGDLNTRWASTELTPWLEVDFGSIVSVNGVRIIETRDRIRSYEIQVYTDSWETVFVGANPSDDPIEWFTAVTGSRFRLQIMSATANPTIEEVEFYGLSDLSPSMAMNADSISFEWPNTPGAIYAVQRSTNLVADAFSETIESGIPALTQTNAITLELPSEPSAFYRIIAE; from the coding sequence ATGATGAGACGTTTTCAGCATATGATGTTGGCGGCAAGCGTAAGCCTGTCGTGCTTTGCAACGGACTACTATGTGAGCACTCAGACTGAATTTGATGCTGTTGCAAATGCGGTGCTGCAACCCGGCGATGCCATTTTGCTGGAGCGCGGGCAACAGTTTATCGGTATGCTGTCGCCGACCGGAAGAGGAACGGAAGGTGCCCCGATTCGAATTCGTGCATATGGAGAGGGAGATCGCCCGCTGATTGATGCCCAGGGGTTGAATGAGGCCGGTGTGCTTCTGGAGGGAGACATTGCCTTCTGGGAAGTATCGGGGTTGGAAATCATCAATAACGATGGAACGGATAATGATGATAACTATTTTTTTGGCGTTCTCGTTGTCGTAAGCGGTCCCGATGATACCGTCTATGAGCATATTTATATCGATGATGTTTTTATTCATCATGTGAATGGCGGGGTGGAAGGTAAAGACCGGGGTGGAATACATGTGTATATGGAGGGTTTGGATAATTCTATCGTCGATGACCTTCGCATAACGAATAATCGGATCGAAGATATAGGCGGGGTCGGGATCGCCACCAAGTCAAGCTGTGGGAATGTGACGGTGCATGAAGCTGGTGGGTATACGGCAGAATACCTGTGGACCGGAGTGTATATCGGTGGAAACTATGTGAATCGAACCGGGCGAAACAGTATCATTATTCGCGCCAGTCAGGATCCGATGGTTGAGTATAACGTTGTCGCGTACCCCGGTCGCCATAGTCAGGGGAATAGTATTTTCTGTTTCGATACCGTTGGTTGTATAATGCAGTACAACGAAGCCTATGGAAACACAGTCGAAGGTTCCACGCACGTCAGCTATGCCGATCGCGGTGGGTTTGATGCAGATTACACCTGCGTGGATACCTATATTCAATATAACTACAGCCATGGCAATGAATATTTCTGTGCCATTATGAAGAAAATTCAACGCAATGTGACCATTCGATACAATGTGACTCAGGACGAGAAGCGGGGCTTCTATTTCTATGGCTTTGACAGCAGTTCGGCAGTTGAAAATGTGCATATCTACGGCAATACGCATTATGTGAGCGCCGGGAACAGTGCCGTTGTGTTTGTAGAGGGTCGAAAACCGCATGATACCCTGCTTGAAAATAATATCTTCTACTTTGAGGATGCGGCTGATGCCTCATACGGAACGGGTAATCAGAGTGGCGCTACGTTTAACAACAATATCTACTACAATATTACGCCGCATTCGTCGGACACGAACCCAATGGTTGGAGACCCGCTGTTCACAAAGCCCGGCATTGCCGGAACAGATATTGACCTGACGACGATGGGAGGGTTGCGCGGCTATCAATTACTAACCGGCTCGCCGGCAATTGATGCGGCGACTGTGATTCCGGGGGCTTTGGCGTCGGATATTGTAGGGTATCCGATAAATGACGGCGCTCGCGATATCGGTGCCTTTGAGTATCAGGGGCCGGTCTCCAGAGTCACGTTTGATTTTCTTGGAGATTCGGTCTGGGACGGCGGTGCCGGTGGAGGCGGGATCGGCTCGAACGTGACGTTGACAAACTCTTTGACAGACGAGCATGTAAAACTAACGACTATCGATATTATTGGGCAGGATGGCAGCCTGGCTTCTGAGGGCGGAGGGCATACGTTGAATGTGTTTGGTTCTGTCGATTATCTGGGCGTCAACGATGAAAGCGGAAACCCCGGCGGCTACGACTCGGAAACCCGTTTTTTTAATCCGAACGAAGGCTGGGTCTTCTCCTTTGATGTGGATGTCTATCTCGAAAATATACAGCTCGGCAGCCAGACGTCTGATGCGGAGCTGACCCTGTCGTCGGATGTATTTGACGATATTGTTCTTGCGGACGGGAAACCGAATGATGTTCACGATCTGGAATATCGCTTTATTCCGGCTGGAACCGAACTAACCTTGATGATGACCACGCCGACCAATGGTGTCGATACCGGTCTTGGAGTGACGAGCATCACCGTTTCTGCCGTTCCTTTCCTCGCGGAGGGAACAACCGTGGTGCAGGCGGAGTTATACGACGATGCCATGGGTGTGGTGACCCAGCCGAGCTCCGATGACGGTGGTGGTGAGGTGGTGGCTTTTGATGCGACGGGCGATGAAATCTCCTACGAGGTGAATGTGCCGGCAGCTGGAACCTATTTAGTCGGCTTCCGTGTGGCCTCCGACACAGGGTTGCTGAATCTGGAGTTGGCTCAGAATGGAACACCGCTCACCACGCTTAATCGGCTGGTTGACGCAGGTGAAACCTGGACCACCGTGTATAAGATGATCACGCTTTCTGCAGGTAATAGTACCCTCACGGTTTCTGCAACCGATGGAGAGGCGCAACTATTAAACTGGTTTGAATTAACCGCTTCAGATGGCTACTTTGAGTCGTCCGTTCCGACGGATTCAATCAATATCGCGCTGAATCAGGCGGCGAGTGCGAGCAGTGTGCATAGCTCCTCCTACACAGCGGTTAAATCGTTCGATGGAGATCTCAATACCCGTTGGGCATCTACGGAGTTAACGCCTTGGCTCGAGGTGGATTTCGGCTCGATCGTTTCGGTCAATGGCGTTCGCATCATTGAAACGAGGGATCGCATTCGCTCGTATGAAATTCAGGTGTATACCGACAGTTGGGAAACCGTTTTTGTGGGGGCCAATCCCAGTGATGATCCGATCGAGTGGTTTACAGCCGTGACCGGATCCAGATTCCGGTTGCAGATTATGTCGGCGACAGCCAATCCGACGATCGAGGAAGTTGAGTTCTACGGACTTTCTGACCTGTCGCCTTCCATGGCAATGAATGCCGATTCGATTTCATTCGAGTGGCCCAATACGCCGGGCGCGATCTATGCCGTGCAACGTTCAACCAACCTGGTGGCGGATGCCTTCTCTGAGACCATTGAATCAGGCATTCCTGCCTTAACACAGACTAATGCCATCACACTGGAGCTACCGAGCGAACCCTCTGCATTCTACCGAATCATTGCTGAATAA
- a CDS encoding Ig-like domain-containing protein yields MRERACKLGAVTLAVAAFGVVVVHADTFITYGKVDYPGAAEVVTVPAADAGFGDDANVSLAQTFSVSNAFSLGTIYIPYENDTGGSTADWSMTVRIFPVADVSASNVVASGADVYTNTFTFPYVGGSDTTAEINLTTPVVLAASVGTSGYALQITESSGGDFLPGWEWLRSSTADPYAGGDMYEDGTIKGTGTSARDLSIALAPPLPPTARDDEYILPAGSISTNVAAPGVLANDASYDSAILATNISSGSLTLNPDGSFSCSGLVNGLNTFSYAVVGGSVTSAPATVSLLVTLTEDPPTAVDDSYSMDFGLGDSNIVGNVLDNDINNSLVYGLSAMEDDYTVANGTLNVSTNGDFTYTPNAGFTGIETFTYKAYTPLATSVVATVTLTVEDNEPAREATLFDFNEGTEFDDKSYNVSMTRSNNLGEALTITTVDVIGQDGSSATNGVNNKTNIQSSSNSLGINSADDIWGVGSESRDFNPGEAWIISFDKDVVMNFIDLSSQGVDTEMTVSSSAFDDIVLLGTGDGSGGFTLGDVVVPAGTNVMFQMTSTTNAADWQLRIAELYVFSTNIVATTPYEDWMAEQGLTNGVNAAYGDDPDGDDMDNLLEYALGGNALLNDASTFLPGYAVAEDGSTNYLNYVYRRRIDYAARGMTYAVGAGGNLVHEPMTNATQQLPAGAIDADFESVTNRVSMDGKDAQFMELKVTID; encoded by the coding sequence ATGAGAGAAAGAGCATGCAAATTGGGAGCGGTTACGTTGGCGGTAGCGGCTTTTGGTGTTGTGGTCGTTCATGCGGATACCTTCATTACCTATGGCAAGGTAGACTACCCCGGTGCCGCCGAAGTCGTGACGGTTCCTGCGGCTGATGCTGGCTTTGGAGACGATGCGAACGTATCACTAGCGCAGACGTTTAGTGTGTCCAATGCATTTTCCCTTGGAACAATTTATATTCCTTACGAGAATGATACCGGTGGAAGTACGGCTGATTGGAGCATGACGGTGCGCATTTTTCCAGTTGCTGATGTATCGGCAAGCAATGTGGTGGCATCGGGTGCCGATGTGTATACGAATACATTCACGTTTCCCTATGTGGGCGGTTCAGATACCACGGCTGAAATTAATCTGACGACCCCGGTAGTATTGGCTGCCAGTGTGGGAACCTCAGGTTATGCGTTGCAAATTACCGAATCTTCCGGCGGGGACTTTCTACCTGGCTGGGAGTGGCTGCGGTCCTCCACGGCCGATCCCTATGCCGGCGGAGATATGTATGAAGACGGTACTATTAAGGGGACCGGTACGTCTGCAAGGGATTTGTCGATTGCGCTTGCCCCTCCACTACCGCCGACCGCCCGCGACGATGAATATATCCTGCCGGCTGGAAGCATCAGTACGAATGTGGCCGCTCCCGGTGTGCTTGCCAATGATGCGTCGTATGATTCCGCCATACTGGCCACCAATATTTCCTCGGGCTCGTTGACCTTGAATCCCGATGGAAGCTTCTCCTGTTCCGGCTTGGTGAATGGCTTGAACACCTTCAGCTATGCGGTGGTCGGTGGGTCCGTGACCAGTGCTCCGGCAACGGTTTCGCTGCTTGTTACGCTTACAGAAGATCCCCCTACGGCCGTAGACGATAGCTACTCGATGGATTTTGGACTCGGGGACTCGAATATTGTGGGTAACGTGCTTGATAATGATATTAACAACTCACTCGTCTACGGGTTATCTGCGATGGAAGACGACTATACGGTCGCGAATGGCACGCTAAATGTGTCGACTAATGGAGACTTTACCTACACGCCAAATGCTGGATTCACTGGTATCGAGACCTTCACCTATAAGGCCTATACACCATTAGCAACCAGTGTCGTGGCCACCGTCACCCTGACTGTTGAGGATAATGAACCTGCCCGGGAAGCCACGCTCTTTGATTTTAATGAAGGCACCGAGTTTGATGATAAAAGTTATAACGTCTCTATGACACGATCCAATAACCTGGGTGAAGCACTAACCATTACGACGGTTGATGTTATTGGTCAGGACGGCTCAAGTGCTACGAATGGAGTGAATAATAAGACCAATATTCAATCGAGTTCTAATTCGCTGGGTATCAATTCGGCTGACGATATCTGGGGCGTCGGAAGCGAGTCCCGCGACTTTAATCCCGGCGAAGCGTGGATCATCTCCTTTGACAAGGATGTGGTGATGAACTTCATTGATTTAAGCTCCCAGGGAGTGGATACAGAGATGACGGTTTCCTCTTCGGCCTTTGATGATATTGTACTTCTGGGAACCGGTGATGGAAGTGGTGGATTTACACTTGGCGATGTTGTTGTCCCTGCCGGTACAAACGTAATGTTCCAGATGACCAGCACAACAAATGCTGCCGACTGGCAATTGCGCATTGCAGAACTCTATGTCTTCAGCACGAACATAGTCGCAACGACGCCTTATGAAGATTGGATGGCAGAGCAGGGACTCACCAACGGGGTCAATGCAGCCTATGGCGACGATCCGGACGGCGACGACATGGATAACCTGCTCGAATATGCGCTGGGCGGTAATGCGCTATTGAACGATGCGTCCACTTTCCTGCCGGGGTATGCGGTTGCCGAGGATGGCAGCACCAACTACCTGAACTATGTCTACCGCCGCCGCATCGACTATGCCGCCCGCGGCATGACCTATGCAGTGGGTGCGGGGGGCAATTTGGTTCACGAACCGATGACCAATGCCACGCAGCAGCTCCCTGCCGGTGCCATTGACGCCGATTTTGAATCGGTCACCAACCGCGTCTCAATGGACGGCAAAGATGCGCAGTTCATGGAGCTCAAGGTCACGATCGACTAA
- a CDS encoding sulfatase-like hydrolase/transferase: MMKQLNKRTMACMVGALCLPLLSLAAPKTPNIIMIMSDDQGWGDVGFNGHPELKTPHLDDMAKSGVRFDRFYAAAPLCSPTRGSCLTGRYPFRYGILAAHTAGMRVGETTVAEMLRKQGYATGFFGKWHLGWVRMEDSGDRGFYSPPSLHGYDEWFATTSAVPTWDPGITPKGWKGFGSGKTDLGGQPWKGGFPYVHNGDEVRENLKGDDSRVIMDRVLPFIQKNKGQPFLATVWFHTPHEPCVAGEEYKKLYPKGGNARQNYYGCITAMDEQIGRLRAELRKMGIEKNTVLFFCSDNGPSDGLAKKGIASAGPFKGHKHTMYEGGLLVPACAEWPGTIKPGTVSDVRCSTVDYVPTIANLSGYKLKSSLPIDGIDLLPVIRGEVSGRGQDLYFGYRRLIQGTDGKALISGNFKLMTTADKGGGKTYLFDLEKDPGETTDLSKSMPEKFKVLSERLAEIEMSCQLSRDGADYKY, translated from the coding sequence ATGATGAAACAACTTAACAAACGAACGATGGCATGCATGGTCGGAGCGCTATGCCTGCCGCTGCTTTCCTTGGCGGCACCGAAAACGCCCAACATCATCATGATCATGAGCGATGACCAGGGGTGGGGCGATGTCGGGTTCAATGGGCATCCGGAGCTGAAGACGCCGCATCTCGACGACATGGCCAAAAGCGGGGTTCGCTTCGACCGCTTCTATGCCGCGGCGCCGCTCTGTTCGCCCACGCGCGGCAGCTGCCTGACCGGTCGCTATCCCTTCCGCTACGGCATCCTGGCCGCCCACACCGCCGGTATGCGGGTCGGCGAAACCACCGTGGCCGAAATGCTCCGGAAGCAGGGCTATGCCACCGGCTTCTTCGGAAAGTGGCACCTCGGATGGGTCCGCATGGAGGATTCCGGAGACCGTGGGTTTTATTCGCCGCCTTCGCTGCATGGCTACGACGAATGGTTCGCCACCACCAGCGCCGTGCCGACGTGGGATCCGGGCATCACGCCCAAGGGCTGGAAAGGGTTTGGTTCCGGCAAGACCGATCTGGGCGGACAACCGTGGAAAGGCGGCTTCCCCTATGTCCACAACGGCGATGAAGTCCGCGAAAACCTGAAGGGCGACGACAGCCGCGTCATCATGGACCGGGTGCTTCCGTTCATCCAAAAGAACAAAGGCCAGCCCTTCCTGGCCACGGTCTGGTTCCATACGCCGCACGAGCCGTGCGTGGCCGGCGAGGAATATAAAAAACTATATCCGAAGGGGGGGAATGCGCGGCAGAATTATTACGGCTGCATCACCGCGATGGATGAGCAGATCGGCCGGTTGCGCGCCGAGCTGCGGAAAATGGGCATCGAGAAAAACACCGTTCTGTTCTTCTGTTCCGACAACGGCCCCTCCGACGGACTGGCCAAGAAAGGCATTGCCTCCGCCGGCCCCTTTAAGGGGCACAAGCACACGATGTACGAGGGGGGGCTACTGGTGCCGGCCTGCGCCGAATGGCCGGGCACCATCAAGCCGGGCACCGTCTCGGACGTCCGCTGCTCGACCGTCGATTATGTTCCAACCATCGCAAACCTTTCCGGCTATAAGCTGAAGTCCAGCCTGCCGATCGACGGCATCGACCTCCTTCCGGTGATCCGTGGCGAGGTTTCCGGGCGCGGGCAGGATCTTTACTTCGGATACCGCCGCCTGATCCAAGGCACCGATGGCAAGGCCCTCATCAGCGGCAACTTCAAGCTGATGACCACCGCCGACAAGGGCGGCGGAAAAACCTACTTGTTCGATCTGGAAAAAGATCCCGGGGAAACCACCGACCTCTCTAAAAGCATGCCCGAAAAATTCAAGGTGCTCTCCGAAAGGCTGGCCGAAATCGAAATGAGCTGCCAGCTCAGCCGCGACGGCGCGGACTACAAATACTAG
- a CDS encoding right-handed parallel beta-helix repeat-containing protein: protein MLLLVASPAVARDYHVDSQRKFEAISQIEMQPGDAILLKRGMQFSGMLAPLGNGSEEAPVRIDSYGRGKRPQIHARGKEIAGLLLKNPSFWEVQGLEITNTDGSDKDQGDLFGIYVLAEGEEGTYRNVYINDCHIHDVNGMVAGKKRGGIHVHIKKLKNSSFDDLRITNNRIENIGGVGIGNDSSCGGVKLLEDGFESENLWTRVYVAGNRVDTTGRNNIIARVSKDAVYEHNILANSSRRDTGHSIFCFNTEGIRIQFNEAYGNVGDTKNKDGGGESDRGGFDADYNCINTFIQYNYSHDNLWFCGIMKRPTRNVVIRYNLSQNDRAGIYFYGFDRNKQAENVHIYNNTHFVRRGLEVEVFAEGRTPLNSTFENNIFYFEGRGKWGVHAEGINTVFRNNLYFNIEPHPSETVPIVANPGFINPGDVGTDIDLKTMAALGGYRLRSGSPCVDAGLKIVGNGGVDMLKTAIDSEGADVGAFELPKTSLTMGTK, encoded by the coding sequence ATGCTCCTGTTGGTCGCTTCGCCTGCTGTTGCGCGGGACTACCATGTGGATTCGCAGCGGAAGTTCGAGGCCATCAGCCAGATTGAAATGCAGCCGGGCGATGCCATCCTCCTCAAACGTGGCATGCAGTTTTCAGGTATGCTTGCTCCCTTGGGAAACGGATCGGAAGAGGCTCCTGTTCGTATTGATTCGTATGGCCGCGGTAAACGCCCGCAAATCCATGCAAGGGGAAAAGAGATCGCCGGCCTGCTGCTGAAAAATCCCTCTTTCTGGGAAGTCCAGGGATTGGAAATCACCAATACGGATGGATCGGACAAGGATCAGGGTGATCTGTTCGGGATCTATGTGCTGGCCGAGGGCGAGGAAGGCACCTACCGGAATGTCTACATTAACGACTGCCATATCCACGATGTGAACGGCATGGTGGCCGGCAAAAAACGTGGCGGTATCCATGTCCATATCAAAAAGCTCAAGAACTCCAGCTTCGATGATCTGCGCATCACGAACAACCGGATTGAAAACATCGGCGGGGTCGGGATTGGAAATGATTCCTCCTGCGGCGGGGTCAAGTTGCTTGAAGACGGTTTCGAGAGTGAAAACCTCTGGACGCGCGTCTATGTGGCCGGCAACCGGGTGGATACGACCGGGCGGAACAACATCATTGCGCGTGTCAGCAAGGATGCGGTCTATGAGCATAATATCCTGGCGAACAGCAGCCGCCGCGATACCGGGCACAGCATCTTCTGCTTCAATACCGAAGGCATCAGGATCCAGTTCAACGAGGCCTATGGAAATGTGGGCGATACCAAGAACAAGGACGGGGGCGGCGAGTCGGACCGCGGCGGCTTCGATGCGGACTACAACTGTATCAACACCTTTATCCAATACAACTACAGCCACGACAACCTGTGGTTCTGCGGGATCATGAAGAGGCCGACCCGCAACGTGGTCATCCGTTACAACCTCAGCCAGAACGATCGCGCGGGCATCTACTTTTATGGGTTCGATCGAAACAAGCAGGCCGAAAATGTACACATCTACAACAACACCCACTTTGTTCGGCGGGGGTTGGAGGTGGAGGTCTTTGCGGAAGGGCGGACCCCGCTGAATTCAACCTTTGAAAACAATATTTTCTATTTCGAAGGCCGGGGGAAATGGGGAGTTCACGCGGAAGGCATCAACACCGTCTTCCGCAACAACCTCTACTTTAATATCGAACCGCATCCTTCGGAAACGGTTCCCATCGTTGCGAACCCCGGATTCATCAATCCGGGCGATGTTGGAACGGATATTGATCTGAAAACCATGGCTGCGCTCGGGGGGTACCGGCTCCGGTCGGGATCGCCCTGTGTGGATGCCGGGCTTAAAATCGTTGGAAACGGCGGGGTGGATATGCTGAAGACCGCCATTGATTCTGAGGGCGCAGACGTGGGCGCCTTCGAGTTGCCAAAAACATCATTAACCATGGGCACGAAGTAG
- a CDS encoding glycoside hydrolase family 3 N-terminal domain-containing protein, with protein sequence MTKTGLVLVCAAAALSAGAEGIYHEGWIDRNKNGEMDPYENPTLSVDERVADLLGRMNLEEKTCQMGTIYGYKRVLKQIHPTAEWKTRVWKDGVANIDEHCNGVRGANELTGHVEHGELLNEIQRWFIEETRLGIPVDFTNEGIRGLAHWRASNFPSQLGIGATFDKELVRRIGEITGKEGKALGYTNVYSPILDTVRDPRWGRTVECYGESPYLVGELGKQQVLGIQSQGMASTPKHFAAYSNPNGGRDARGRTDPQIPFRDLQEILLHPFQKVFTEASPMCTMSSYNTYDGIPVTGSPYFLTELLRNEYGFEGYVVSDSGAVERLYKQHGVAVDFKDAIVQAVNAGLNVRTNFRSMEHFVEPLRELVVEGRISEETINSRVGDVLRYKFQLGLFDAPFVDPAAAPSIVHQASHEAATLEAARKAMVLLKNEGNVLPLDPEKIGTLLVTGPGADDFHPMISRYGPGTSDVITPLAGIKALVGDRVQVLHAKGVDFKDARFPGSDLIPMPPNAEEQAGLDEAVSLAKQADALVVVLGDDHNTIGESLSRTSLDLPGYQTLLAQEMVKTGKPVVVVLMAGRAASINWIKQQVPGILVCWHGGEKVGQAVAETLFGDNNPGGRLPLTFPQTAGQIPLCIPHRKGAWGAQNKSADENGWGATRAVDPLYHFGHGLSYTSFEYSNLKIAEGETITVSCDVSNVGKVDGDEVVQLYITDEVASVAPFDQVLRGFERVPLKPGETKTVTFKLEPKRDLKMLNRENEWVVEPGRFEVKVGTSSAPEGIKLTGGFNIR encoded by the coding sequence ATGACGAAAACAGGTTTGGTGTTGGTTTGTGCCGCGGCGGCTTTGTCCGCCGGAGCGGAGGGCATTTATCACGAAGGGTGGATCGACCGGAACAAGAACGGGGAAATGGATCCGTATGAAAATCCCACGCTATCGGTGGATGAGCGCGTCGCCGATCTGCTGGGCCGCATGAACCTGGAGGAAAAGACCTGCCAGATGGGCACCATCTATGGCTACAAGCGCGTGTTGAAGCAGATCCATCCGACGGCAGAGTGGAAAACCCGCGTCTGGAAGGATGGCGTCGCCAACATCGATGAACATTGCAACGGCGTGCGCGGGGCGAACGAGCTGACCGGGCATGTGGAGCACGGCGAGTTGCTCAACGAAATCCAACGCTGGTTCATCGAGGAAACCCGGCTGGGCATTCCGGTGGATTTCACCAACGAAGGCATTCGCGGCCTGGCCCACTGGCGCGCCAGCAACTTCCCGAGCCAGCTCGGCATCGGCGCCACCTTCGACAAGGAACTGGTGCGCCGCATTGGCGAAATTACCGGCAAGGAGGGCAAGGCGCTGGGCTACACCAATGTCTATTCGCCGATCCTCGATACCGTGCGCGATCCGCGCTGGGGGCGCACGGTGGAGTGTTATGGCGAGTCGCCGTATCTGGTCGGCGAGCTGGGCAAACAGCAGGTGCTGGGCATCCAGTCGCAGGGGATGGCCTCGACCCCGAAGCATTTCGCGGCCTACAGCAATCCGAACGGCGGGCGCGATGCCCGTGGCCGCACCGACCCGCAGATCCCGTTCCGCGACCTGCAGGAAATCCTGCTGCATCCTTTCCAGAAGGTGTTCACCGAAGCTTCGCCGATGTGCACGATGAGTTCATACAACACCTATGACGGCATTCCGGTGACGGGCAGCCCCTACTTCCTGACGGAGCTGCTGCGCAACGAGTATGGCTTCGAGGGCTACGTCGTTTCCGACAGCGGTGCGGTTGAGCGGCTCTACAAGCAACATGGCGTCGCCGTGGATTTCAAGGACGCGATTGTGCAGGCGGTCAATGCCGGGCTGAATGTGCGCACCAATTTCCGGTCGATGGAGCATTTCGTGGAACCGCTTCGGGAACTGGTCGTGGAAGGGCGCATCAGCGAGGAAACCATCAATTCGCGGGTGGGCGATGTGCTGCGGTATAAATTCCAGCTCGGCCTGTTCGATGCCCCGTTCGTTGATCCGGCGGCGGCCCCGTCCATCGTTCACCAGGCCTCGCACGAAGCCGCGACGCTGGAGGCGGCGCGCAAGGCGATGGTCTTGCTGAAGAACGAGGGGAACGTGTTGCCGCTGGATCCGGAAAAGATCGGAACCCTGCTGGTGACCGGCCCCGGTGCGGACGATTTCCACCCGATGATCAGCCGCTACGGCCCGGGAACCTCGGATGTGATTACGCCGTTGGCCGGGATCAAGGCGCTGGTGGGCGACCGGGTGCAGGTGCTGCATGCGAAAGGGGTTGACTTCAAGGATGCCCGCTTCCCGGGGTCGGACTTGATTCCCATGCCGCCCAATGCGGAGGAGCAGGCGGGCCTCGATGAAGCCGTGAGCCTGGCAAAACAGGCCGATGCCCTGGTGGTCGTGCTGGGCGACGACCACAATACGATCGGGGAATCGCTTTCCCGCACATCGTTGGATCTCCCCGGATATCAAACCCTGCTCGCGCAGGAAATGGTGAAGACCGGCAAGCCGGTGGTGGTGGTCTTGATGGCAGGCCGCGCGGCATCGATCAACTGGATCAAGCAGCAGGTGCCCGGCATCCTGGTCTGCTGGCATGGCGGGGAAAAGGTGGGCCAGGCCGTGGCGGAAACCCTGTTCGGCGACAACAATCCCGGAGGCAGGCTTCCGTTGACGTTCCCGCAGACCGCCGGCCAGATTCCGCTTTGCATTCCCCACCGGAAAGGGGCCTGGGGCGCCCAGAATAAATCGGCCGATGAAAACGGATGGGGCGCCACCCGTGCCGTCGATCCGCTCTACCATTTCGGCCATGGCCTGAGCTACACCTCCTTTGAATACAGCAACTTGAAAATCGCCGAAGGGGAAACAATCACTGTCAGTTGCGATGTTTCCAATGTCGGGAAAGTGGACGGCGACGAAGTGGTGCAGCTCTACATCACGGACGAGGTTGCTTCCGTCGCCCCGTTCGATCAGGTGCTCCGCGGCTTTGAGCGCGTTCCGCTCAAGCCCGGCGAAACCAAGACCGTCACGTTCAAGCTCGAACCGAAGCGCGATCTTAAAATGCTGAATCGTGAAAATGAATGGGTCGTCGAACCCGGTCGGTTCGAGGTTAAAGTGGGCACCTCCTCGGCACCGGAAGGCATAAAGCTGACCGGCGGATTTAACATCCGGTAA